From Streptomyces sp. HUAS MG91, the proteins below share one genomic window:
- a CDS encoding DNA-3-methyladenine glycosylase I, with translation MSEPTGAAIPGPDGKPRCPWGLSTEDYVAYHDTEWGRPVHGDDALFERLSLEAFQSGLSWITILRRRETFRAAFAHFKIADVAAFTDADRERLLADPGIIRNRAKVDATLSNARVLADWPAGELDSLIWSYAPDAADRPAPRLLSDVPAITDESKALSKELKKRGLRFVGPTTAYALMQACGLVNDHLADCAARTAVRP, from the coding sequence GTGAGCGAGCCGACCGGTGCCGCGATCCCCGGACCCGACGGGAAGCCGCGCTGCCCCTGGGGCCTGTCCACCGAGGACTACGTCGCGTACCACGACACCGAGTGGGGCCGCCCGGTCCACGGCGACGACGCGCTCTTCGAGCGGCTCAGCCTGGAGGCCTTCCAGTCCGGGCTGTCCTGGATCACGATCCTGCGCCGCCGCGAGACCTTCCGTGCCGCCTTCGCCCACTTCAAGATCGCGGACGTGGCCGCCTTCACCGACGCCGACCGCGAGCGCCTGCTGGCCGACCCCGGCATCATCCGCAACAGAGCGAAGGTCGACGCCACGCTGTCGAACGCGCGGGTGCTCGCCGACTGGCCCGCCGGCGAGCTCGACAGCCTCATCTGGTCCTACGCGCCGGACGCCGCCGACCGCCCCGCCCCGCGGCTGCTGTCCGACGTACCGGCGATCACCGACGAGTCGAAGGCCCTGTCCAAGGAGCTGAAGAAGCGGGGCCTGCGCTTCGTCGGCCCCACCACGGCGTACGCGCTGATGCAGGCGTGCGGGCTGGTCAACGACCACTTGGCCGACTGCGCGGCCCGCACGGCCGTCAGGCCCTAG
- a CDS encoding zf-HC2 domain-containing protein: protein MSGSRLNPADRHLAAADQHLGDRLAAFVDGELDHDARERVLAHLATCARCKDEADAQRRVKSVFAEVAPPPPSDSFLARLQGLPAGGDPDDDGTPFGGAGFATGRAFGNVRGLGNGVFDVDAEPFRHVTSGAHAAVLPAQHGFRIHEVSRDRHDDRASRGRRFAFAAAGAVSLAAIALGGVTSGVPSDTSDARGTGGGGNSNVTPLRSQAAGAASTPEAQRRRSLSPLLGQSGGALAAPVSSTGSSAPLLPGGGHADSADYPFSTPMLSAAARMTPLIRPAATVPVVSLALNPHTSSEVTGLGLAEESTLAATPTAVPTVSSRPSSAR, encoded by the coding sequence GTGAGTGGATCACGTCTCAATCCTGCCGACCGCCATCTCGCCGCCGCCGACCAGCACCTGGGGGACAGGCTGGCCGCGTTCGTCGACGGCGAGCTGGACCACGACGCCCGTGAGCGCGTCCTCGCCCACCTGGCGACCTGCGCCCGGTGCAAGGACGAGGCCGACGCGCAGCGCCGCGTCAAGAGCGTCTTCGCCGAGGTGGCCCCGCCGCCGCCCAGCGACAGTTTCCTCGCCCGTCTCCAGGGCCTGCCCGCGGGCGGTGACCCGGACGACGACGGGACACCGTTCGGCGGCGCCGGCTTCGCCACGGGCCGGGCCTTCGGCAATGTCCGAGGTTTGGGGAACGGCGTGTTCGACGTCGACGCCGAGCCCTTCCGCCACGTGACCTCCGGCGCCCACGCCGCGGTGCTCCCCGCGCAGCACGGCTTCCGCATCCACGAGGTGAGCCGCGACCGGCACGACGACCGGGCCTCGCGCGGGCGCCGGTTCGCGTTCGCCGCGGCCGGGGCGGTCTCGCTCGCCGCGATCGCGCTGGGCGGTGTCACGTCCGGCGTCCCCTCGGACACCTCCGACGCCCGGGGCACGGGAGGCGGCGGCAACAGCAACGTCACGCCCCTGCGCAGCCAGGCGGCCGGCGCCGCGTCGACGCCCGAGGCCCAGCGCCGCAGGTCGCTCTCCCCGCTGCTCGGCCAGAGCGGCGGCGCCCTCGCCGCACCGGTCTCCTCGACCGGATCGAGCGCCCCGCTGCTGCCGGGGGGTGGCCACGCGGACAGCGCCGACTATCCGTTCTCCACCCCGATGCTCTCGGCGGCGGCCCGCATGACCCCCCTCATACGTCCCGCCGCCACCGTCCCCGTGGTCTCGCTCGCGCTGAATCCGCACACGTCCTCCGAGGTGACCGGCCTCGGCCTCGCGGAGGAGTCGACCCTCGCCGCGACCCCGACCGCCGTGCCGACGGTCTCCTCGCGCCCGTCCTCCGCCCGCTGA
- a CDS encoding DUF1003 domain-containing protein, translating into MATEETSRREEASRRPRIRLDQPRAPRRRLLPEYDPEAFGRLSERIARFLGTGRFIVWMTVIIIAWVIWNITAPEDLRFDQYPFIFLTLMLSLQASYAAPLILLAQNRQDDRDRVNLEQDRKQNERSIADTEYLSREVAALRIGLGEVATRDWIRSELQDLLKELEEQRRSVPEDGVFPPGRERARDVDDR; encoded by the coding sequence ATGGCGACTGAGGAAACGTCCCGGCGCGAAGAGGCGTCGCGCCGCCCCCGCATCCGCCTCGACCAGCCGCGCGCCCCGCGCCGCAGGCTGCTGCCCGAGTACGACCCCGAGGCCTTCGGACGGCTGTCGGAGCGCATCGCCCGGTTCCTGGGGACGGGGCGGTTCATCGTCTGGATGACGGTGATCATCATCGCGTGGGTGATCTGGAACATCACCGCGCCGGAGGATCTGCGCTTCGACCAGTACCCGTTCATCTTCCTGACGCTGATGCTGTCGCTCCAGGCGTCCTACGCCGCTCCGCTGATCCTGCTCGCGCAGAACCGTCAGGACGACCGCGACCGGGTCAACCTGGAGCAGGACCGCAAGCAGAACGAGCGGTCGATCGCCGACACCGAGTACCTGAGCCGGGAGGTCGCCGCCCTGCGGATCGGCCTCGGCGAGGTCGCGACCCGCGACTGGATCCGCTCCGAGCTGCAGGACCTGCTGAAGGAGCTGGAGGAGCAGCGGCGGTCCGTCCCCGAGGACGGCGTATTCCCGCCCGGGCGGGAACGGGCACGTGACGTAGACGACCGCTGA
- a CDS encoding enoyl-CoA hydratase-related protein, which produces MADAVLYEVSDGLATITLNRPEAMNAMNTEAKVALRDAVQAAAADEDVRAVLLTAAGDRAFCVGQDLKEHIGSLMADREDGQGRTMNTVREHYNPIVRALTKMPKPVVAAVNGVAAGAGFGFALCADYRIVADTASFNTSFAGVALTADSGVSWTLPRLVGPGRATDLLLFPRTISAQEAFEIGAVNKIVPAAELAETARRLALLLASGPTVAYAALKESVAYAADHSLDEALDKEDELQARAGVSEDHAIAVQAFISKEKPKYLGR; this is translated from the coding sequence ATGGCCGACGCCGTGCTCTACGAGGTGAGCGACGGGCTCGCGACCATCACGCTGAACCGCCCCGAGGCGATGAACGCGATGAACACCGAGGCCAAGGTCGCCCTCCGCGACGCGGTGCAGGCGGCGGCCGCCGACGAGGACGTGCGGGCGGTGCTGCTCACCGCGGCCGGTGACCGCGCGTTCTGCGTGGGGCAGGACCTCAAGGAGCACATCGGCTCGCTGATGGCGGACCGGGAGGACGGCCAGGGCCGCACCATGAACACGGTGCGCGAGCACTACAACCCGATCGTGCGGGCACTGACCAAGATGCCGAAGCCGGTCGTGGCGGCGGTGAACGGCGTGGCGGCCGGCGCGGGCTTCGGCTTCGCGCTCTGCGCGGACTACCGGATCGTCGCGGACACGGCGTCGTTCAACACGTCGTTCGCGGGTGTCGCGCTGACCGCCGACTCGGGTGTCTCGTGGACGCTGCCGCGGCTCGTCGGGCCGGGCCGGGCCACGGATCTGCTGCTGTTCCCGCGCACCATCTCGGCGCAGGAAGCCTTCGAGATCGGCGCGGTCAACAAGATCGTGCCCGCCGCCGAGCTGGCGGAGACCGCCCGCAGGCTCGCGCTGCTGCTCGCGTCCGGGCCGACCGTCGCCTACGCCGCGCTGAAGGAGTCGGTCGCCTACGCCGCCGACCACTCCCTCGACGAGGCCCTCGACAAGGAGGACGAGCTCCAGGCGCGGGCCGGGGTCTCCGAGGACCACGCCATCGCGGTGCAGGCCTTCATCTCCAAGGAGAAGCCCAAGTACCTGGGGCGCTAG
- a CDS encoding O-methyltransferase: MCEFPPPTDKVTRRQPRGQERAITGNRQTSWAFADAFVAEDDALRWARDRARDAGLRSVSPGAGAALGMLAATVEAKAVAEIGTGTGVSGIHLLHGMRPDGVLTTVDPQPERQQFARQAFRAAGFAANRARFIPGRALDVLPRLADSGYDLVFCDGDRMESLEYLAESLRLLRPGGLVCFEGVFADGRTVDSGPQPVEVVRLRELLRAVRESSELVSSLLPVGDGLLCAVKR, from the coding sequence ATCTGCGAGTTCCCGCCACCAACGGATAAAGTCACGCGCAGGCAACCACGGGGACAGGAGAGGGCCATTACCGGCAACCGGCAGACGAGTTGGGCGTTCGCCGACGCCTTTGTCGCCGAGGACGACGCACTGCGCTGGGCCCGGGACCGGGCCCGGGACGCGGGGCTGCGCTCGGTGTCACCCGGCGCGGGCGCGGCCCTGGGGATGCTCGCTGCCACCGTGGAGGCCAAGGCCGTCGCCGAGATCGGTACGGGCACCGGCGTGTCCGGAATCCATCTCCTGCACGGCATGCGGCCCGACGGCGTGCTGACCACGGTGGATCCGCAGCCGGAGCGGCAGCAGTTCGCGCGGCAGGCGTTCCGGGCGGCCGGCTTCGCCGCGAATCGGGCCCGGTTCATCCCGGGGCGGGCGCTCGACGTGCTGCCACGCCTCGCCGACAGCGGGTACGACCTCGTCTTCTGCGACGGGGACCGGATGGAGTCGCTGGAGTATCTCGCCGAATCGTTGCGGCTGCTGCGGCCGGGTGGGCTGGTCTGTTTCGAGGGTGTCTTCGCCGACGGGCGGACCGTGGACTCGGGGCCGCAGCCGGTGGAGGTCGTGCGGTTGCGCGAGCTGTTGCGGGCCGTGCGGGAGTCTTCGGAGCTGGTGTCCTCGCTGCTGCCCGTCGGAGACGGGTTGCTCTGCGCCGTGAAGCGGTAG
- a CDS encoding sec-independent translocase, producing the protein MFNDIGLPEVIALVVLAVLIFGPDKLPQVIQDVARTIRKIREFSDSAKQDIRNELGPEFKDFEFEDLNPKTFIRKQLDSDELGLKEIRNGFDLKKEMAEVGDAVQTVGDVRDDASSSSTGASAGGRISMTKGPDLEKRPESTEQPAKPTPPPFDSDAT; encoded by the coding sequence GTGTTCAACGACATTGGCCTACCGGAGGTCATAGCGCTTGTTGTGCTGGCCGTGCTCATTTTCGGCCCCGACAAGCTGCCGCAGGTCATTCAGGATGTCGCGCGCACCATCCGTAAGATCCGTGAGTTCTCGGACAGCGCCAAGCAGGACATCCGCAATGAACTGGGTCCGGAGTTCAAGGACTTCGAATTCGAGGACCTGAACCCCAAGACGTTCATCCGCAAGCAGCTGGACAGCGATGAACTGGGGCTCAAGGAGATTCGCAACGGCTTCGACCTGAAAAAGGAAATGGCCGAGGTCGGCGACGCCGTCCAGACGGTCGGTGACGTGCGCGACGACGCCTCGTCCTCCTCCACAGGGGCCTCGGCCGGCGGCCGGATCAGCATGACCAAGGGTCCTGACCTGGAGAAGCGCCCCGAGTCGACGGAGCAGCCGGCGAAGCCGACGCCGCCGCCCTTCGACAGCGACGCGACCTGA
- the sigE gene encoding RNA polymerase sigma factor SigE — protein MVGAPLDTTRADRGGAAAPVDRGGVLRRFLRSAGEPKSVTNTADRFRTTDSAQQTATFAADAESQAWTPPTWEEIVSTHSGRVYRLAYRLTGNQHDAEDLTQEVFVRVFRSLSTYTPGTFEGWLHRITTNLFLDMVRRKQRIRFDSLGDDAAERLPSRDPSPQQVFNDAHFDADVQQALDTLAPEFRAAVVLCDIEGLSYEEIAATLGVKLGTVRSRIHRGRSQLRKALQHRSPEARKERRTLATTGAIPVLGGGGATA, from the coding sequence ATGGTAGGGGCTCCACTGGACACCACCAGAGCCGACAGGGGAGGTGCGGCTGCGCCTGTGGATCGGGGAGGAGTGCTGCGGCGCTTTCTCAGGTCGGCGGGTGAGCCGAAATCTGTGACCAACACCGCTGACCGATTCCGCACCACTGACTCCGCGCAGCAGACCGCGACCTTTGCCGCTGACGCGGAATCTCAGGCGTGGACTCCGCCCACATGGGAGGAGATCGTCAGCACGCACAGCGGCCGGGTGTACCGGCTCGCCTACCGCCTGACCGGCAATCAGCACGACGCCGAAGATCTCACCCAGGAGGTCTTCGTCCGCGTCTTCCGCTCGCTGTCGACGTACACGCCCGGCACCTTCGAGGGCTGGCTGCACCGCATCACGACGAACCTGTTCCTGGACATGGTCCGCCGCAAGCAGCGCATCCGCTTCGACTCCCTGGGCGACGACGCCGCCGAGCGCCTGCCCAGCCGCGACCCCTCCCCGCAGCAGGTCTTCAACGACGCGCACTTCGACGCCGACGTCCAGCAGGCGCTGGACACCCTGGCGCCCGAGTTCCGCGCCGCCGTCGTCCTCTGCGACATCGAGGGACTGTCGTACGAGGAGATCGCCGCGACCCTGGGCGTGAAGCTGGGCACGGTCCGCAGCCGGATCCACCGTGGCCGCTCACAGCTGCGCAAGGCCCTGCAGCACCGCTCGCCGGAGGCCCGCAAGGAGCGCCGCACGCTCGCGACGACGGGGGCGATCCCTGTCCTCGGAGGAGGGGGCGCGACCGCGTGA
- a CDS encoding Mrp/NBP35 family ATP-binding protein produces the protein MATEDAVREALATVNDPEIQRPITELGMVKSVDIGADGVVAVTVYLTVSGCPMRSTIETNVREAVARVEGVTDVQVTLDVMSDEQRKELAAALRGGTAEREVPFAKPGSLTRVYAVASGKGGVGKSSVTVNLAAAMAADGLKVGVVDADIYGHSVPRMLGADGKPTQVENMIMPPSAHGVKVISIGMFTPGNAPVVWRGPMLHRALQQFLADVFWGDLDVLLLDLPPGTGDIAISVAQLVPNAEILVVTTPQQAAAEVAERAGSIAVQTHQKIVGVVENMSGLPCPHCGEMVDVFGTGGGKLVAEGLTRTTGAEVPVLGSIPIDVRLREGGDEGKPVVLSDPDSPAGAALRGIADQLGGRQRGLSGMSLGITPRNKF, from the coding sequence ATGGCTACGGAAGACGCGGTGCGCGAGGCACTCGCGACAGTGAACGACCCCGAGATCCAGCGACCCATCACCGAGCTGGGGATGGTCAAATCGGTGGACATCGGTGCGGACGGAGTCGTCGCGGTCACCGTGTACCTGACCGTCTCGGGCTGCCCGATGCGCTCGACCATCGAGACGAACGTGCGGGAGGCCGTCGCCCGCGTCGAGGGCGTGACCGATGTCCAGGTCACCCTCGACGTGATGAGCGACGAGCAGCGCAAGGAGCTGGCCGCGGCGCTGCGCGGCGGCACCGCCGAGCGCGAGGTCCCGTTCGCCAAGCCCGGCTCGCTGACCCGTGTCTACGCGGTCGCCTCCGGCAAGGGCGGCGTCGGCAAGTCCTCCGTGACCGTGAACCTCGCCGCCGCGATGGCCGCCGACGGTCTGAAGGTCGGTGTCGTCGACGCCGACATCTACGGCCACTCCGTGCCCCGCATGCTGGGTGCCGACGGCAAGCCCACCCAGGTCGAGAACATGATCATGCCGCCGTCCGCGCACGGGGTGAAGGTCATCTCCATCGGCATGTTCACGCCGGGCAACGCGCCGGTGGTGTGGCGCGGGCCGATGCTGCACCGCGCGCTGCAGCAGTTCCTCGCCGATGTCTTCTGGGGCGACCTCGACGTCCTGCTGCTCGACCTGCCGCCGGGGACGGGGGACATCGCGATCTCCGTGGCGCAGCTGGTCCCGAACGCCGAGATCCTCGTCGTGACGACGCCTCAGCAGGCCGCCGCCGAGGTCGCCGAGCGGGCCGGGTCGATCGCGGTGCAGACGCACCAGAAGATCGTCGGCGTGGTGGAGAACATGTCCGGGCTGCCGTGCCCGCACTGCGGCGAGATGGTCGACGTCTTCGGCACCGGGGGCGGCAAGCTGGTCGCCGAGGGGCTGACGCGGACGACGGGTGCCGAGGTGCCGGTGCTCGGGTCCATCCCGATCGACGTGCGGCTGCGCGAGGGCGGGGACGAGGGCAAGCCCGTCGTCCTGTCCGACCCCGACTCGCCCGCCGGCGCGGCGCTGCGCGGCATCGCGGATCAGCTGGGGGGCCGTCAGCGCGGCCTGTCCGGCATGTCGCTCGGGATCACCCCGCGCAACAAGTTCTGA
- a CDS encoding trypsin-like peptidase domain-containing protein encodes MDEGKPTKAKWWSRPRPDTGRPADDDGDWHLPAPAVASGGGPEPVVVGPAADGADASGRSDVSGVTDATDSSAEFGGPDKFGGPDRPDASGDASGAVPDAVQGAVAAPETLVDAAPPVSGPSGPFSVPESAPEPPGEKYTDVPYGAPGPWAPAPPVQHPVPVTAPMPAAPWQQYDPWAGPVSLSQSGAPVGARPRRGRRGLVLGAVLIALASGGVGGAIGSYLERNGGTDVELPQAGAESTHRAPGSVAGIAASALPGVVTIHTKGSSEQGTGTGFVLDNRGHILTNNHVVDPAGTGGEISVTFAGGESARAKVVGHDTGYDLAVIRVDHVRGLKPLPLGNSESVQVGDPVVAIGAPFDLANTVTAGIISAKDRPITAGGEKGDGSDVSYVDALQTDAPINPGNSGGPLVDSKARVIGINSAIRSADGGAELDGGQSGSIGLGFAIPINQAKRVAEELINTGRATHPVIGVTLDMDYTGDGARVGTKGNSGGSSVSPGGPGARAGIQPRDVITAVDGVRVHSGEELIVRIRSHRPKDKLVLAVERDGKEREVSLVLGSADGN; translated from the coding sequence ATGGACGAGGGCAAGCCCACAAAGGCCAAGTGGTGGAGCCGCCCCCGACCGGACACGGGGCGCCCGGCGGACGACGACGGCGACTGGCATCTGCCGGCACCCGCGGTGGCCTCCGGCGGTGGACCCGAGCCGGTGGTCGTGGGACCCGCGGCAGACGGGGCTGACGCGTCAGGCAGGTCCGACGTGTCCGGCGTGACCGACGCGACCGACAGCTCGGCCGAGTTCGGCGGGCCGGACAAGTTCGGGGGGCCGGACAGGCCCGATGCGTCCGGTGACGCGTCCGGCGCCGTCCCCGATGCCGTTCAGGGTGCCGTGGCGGCCCCTGAGACCCTCGTGGACGCCGCCCCTCCGGTCTCCGGTCCCTCCGGTCCCTTCTCCGTCCCGGAGTCCGCTCCCGAGCCCCCGGGCGAGAAGTACACCGATGTGCCGTACGGGGCGCCGGGACCCTGGGCGCCCGCGCCCCCGGTTCAGCACCCCGTTCCGGTGACGGCTCCGATGCCCGCCGCGCCCTGGCAGCAGTACGACCCCTGGGCGGGGCCCGTCTCGCTGTCGCAGAGCGGCGCGCCCGTCGGGGCGAGGCCGCGGCGCGGGCGGCGCGGCCTGGTGCTCGGTGCCGTACTGATCGCGCTGGCCTCCGGCGGAGTCGGCGGCGCCATCGGCTCGTACCTGGAGCGCAACGGCGGGACGGACGTCGAACTCCCGCAGGCGGGCGCCGAGTCCACCCATCGGGCGCCCGGCAGCGTCGCGGGCATCGCCGCCAGCGCGCTGCCCGGCGTCGTCACCATCCACACCAAGGGCTCGTCGGAGCAGGGCACCGGCACCGGCTTCGTCCTCGACAACCGCGGTCACATCCTCACCAACAACCACGTCGTGGACCCGGCGGGGACCGGCGGTGAGATATCGGTCACGTTCGCCGGAGGGGAGAGCGCCCGCGCGAAGGTCGTCGGGCACGACACCGGCTACGACCTCGCCGTCATCAGGGTCGACCACGTGCGCGGCCTCAAGCCCCTGCCGCTCGGCAACTCCGAGAGCGTGCAGGTCGGCGACCCGGTCGTGGCCATCGGCGCCCCCTTCGACCTCGCCAACACGGTCACCGCGGGCATCATCAGCGCCAAGGACCGGCCGATCACGGCGGGCGGCGAGAAGGGCGACGGAAGCGACGTCAGCTATGTCGACGCCCTCCAGACCGACGCGCCCATAAACCCGGGCAACTCCGGCGGACCCCTGGTCGACTCCAAGGCCCGGGTCATCGGCATCAACAGCGCCATCCGCTCCGCCGACGGCGGCGCGGAACTGGACGGCGGCCAGTCCGGCTCCATCGGCCTCGGCTTCGCCATCCCGATCAACCAGGCCAAGCGCGTCGCCGAGGAACTGATCAACACCGGCAGGGCCACCCACCCGGTCATCGGCGTCACCCTGGACATGGACTACACGGGCGACGGCGCGCGCGTGGGCACCAAGGGCAACAGCGGCGGCTCGTCCGTCAGCCCCGGCGGGCCCGGCGCCCGGGCCGGGATCCAGCCGCGTGACGTGATCACCGCGGTGGACGGGGTCCGGGTGCACTCCGGCGAGGAACTGATCGTCAGGATCCGCTCCCACCGCCCCAAGGACAAACTGGTCCTCGCGGTCGAACGGGACGGAAAGGAACGCGAGGTGTCCCTGGTGCTCGGTTCGGCCGACGGCAACTGA
- a CDS encoding DUF3117 domain-containing protein, producing the protein MAAMKPRTGDGPLEVTKEGRGIVMRVPLEGGGRLVVELTPDEADALGDALKKVVG; encoded by the coding sequence ATGGCGGCCATGAAGCCGCGAACGGGTGACGGCCCGCTCGAGGTGACCAAGGAGGGGCGGGGCATCGTCATGCGCGTTCCGCTCGAAGGCGGCGGTCGGCTCGTGGTCGAGCTGACGCCGGACGAGGCAGACGCCCTCGGCGACGCCCTGAAGAAGGTCGTCGGCTGA
- a CDS encoding DivIVA domain-containing protein: MVMFLFLVAALVVVVAAVTLAIVGGGDGGTLRDEPSQFYADPLPHDRPVGPADVDALRLPTAVRGYRMAEVDDALNRLGAELAERDARITELESALASTHAQSRQQPFDRRPDSGFAPPGGYLDEPGEGHR; the protein is encoded by the coding sequence ATGGTCATGTTCTTGTTTCTGGTCGCCGCGCTCGTCGTGGTGGTCGCGGCGGTGACACTCGCGATCGTCGGCGGAGGCGACGGCGGCACACTGCGCGACGAACCGTCCCAGTTCTACGCGGACCCGCTGCCGCACGACCGCCCCGTCGGCCCCGCCGACGTGGACGCGCTGCGGCTGCCGACCGCCGTGCGCGGCTACCGCATGGCGGAGGTCGACGACGCGCTGAACCGTCTCGGCGCGGAGCTCGCCGAGCGGGACGCCCGCATCACCGAGCTGGAGTCGGCGCTCGCCTCGACCCACGCGCAGAGCCGGCAGCAGCCGTTCGACCGCCGGCCCGACAGCGGCTTCGCCCCGCCCGGCGGATATCTGGACGAGCCGGGGGAGGGGCACCGGTGA
- a CDS encoding TIGR00730 family Rossman fold protein, which translates to MSNPEGTRRPKEQRTGPVVRRRDQVQPGTSDQRLLDTEGPSGWVHTDPWRVLRIQSEFIEGFGTLAELPPAISVFGSARTPQDSPEYAAGVEIGKALVEAGFAVITGGGPGAMQAANQGAVEAKGISVGLGIELPFEQGLNQYVDLGLNFRYFFVRKTMFVKYAQGFVVLPGGLGTLDELFEALTLVQTTKVTRFPIVLFGTQYWSGLVDWLKNTVIAQGKASEADLLLFHVTDDVEEAITLVTKETGK; encoded by the coding sequence ATGAGCAACCCCGAGGGCACGCGACGTCCCAAGGAGCAGCGGACGGGACCGGTGGTCCGCCGCCGTGACCAGGTCCAGCCCGGGACGAGCGACCAGCGTCTGCTCGACACGGAGGGCCCGTCGGGCTGGGTGCACACCGACCCCTGGCGGGTGCTGCGCATCCAGTCCGAGTTCATCGAGGGCTTCGGCACGCTCGCCGAACTGCCGCCCGCGATCAGTGTGTTCGGCTCCGCCCGCACACCGCAGGACTCGCCGGAGTACGCGGCGGGCGTCGAGATCGGAAAGGCGCTGGTGGAGGCCGGTTTCGCGGTCATCACCGGCGGCGGTCCCGGCGCCATGCAGGCCGCCAACCAGGGCGCCGTGGAGGCCAAGGGCATCTCGGTCGGCCTCGGCATCGAACTGCCCTTCGAGCAAGGGCTCAACCAGTACGTCGACCTCGGTCTGAACTTCCGCTACTTCTTCGTGCGGAAGACGATGTTCGTGAAGTACGCCCAGGGATTCGTCGTGCTGCCCGGCGGCCTCGGCACCCTGGACGAGCTGTTCGAAGCGCTCACCCTCGTCCAGACCACCAAGGTCACGCGCTTCCCGATCGTCCTGTTCGGCACGCAGTACTGGAGCGGACTCGTCGACTGGCTGAAGAACACGGTCATCGCCCAGGGCAAGGCCAGCGAGGCCGACCTGCTGCTGTTCCACGTCACGGACGACGTGGAAGAGGCCATCACGCTGGTCACCAAGGAGACCGGAAAGTGA
- the folP gene encoding dihydropteroate synthase produces MLRLGRHEFAAHEPVIMAIVNRTPDSFYDQGATFRDEPALARVEQAVAEGAMIVDIGGVKAGPGEEVDAAEEARRTVGFVAEVRRRFPDVIISVDTWRHEVGEAVCEAGADLLNDAWGGVDPKLAEVAGRHGVGIVCTHAGGAEPRTRPHRVTYDDVMADILDVTVSYAERAVSLGVARESVLIDPGHDFGKNTRHSLEATRRLPEMVETGWPVLVSLSNKDFVGETLDKPVKERVIGTLATTAVSAWLGAQVYRVHEVAETRQVLDMVASIAGHRPPAVARRGLA; encoded by the coding sequence ATGCTCAGGCTGGGCCGGCACGAGTTCGCCGCGCACGAACCGGTGATCATGGCGATCGTGAACCGGACCCCCGACTCCTTCTACGACCAGGGCGCCACGTTCCGGGACGAGCCCGCGCTCGCGCGGGTCGAACAGGCCGTCGCCGAGGGCGCGATGATCGTCGACATCGGCGGGGTGAAGGCCGGTCCCGGCGAGGAGGTCGACGCGGCGGAGGAGGCGCGGCGCACCGTCGGTTTCGTGGCGGAGGTGCGGCGGCGCTTCCCCGACGTGATCATCAGCGTCGACACCTGGCGGCACGAGGTCGGCGAGGCCGTGTGCGAAGCGGGCGCGGACCTGCTGAACGACGCGTGGGGCGGCGTCGACCCGAAGCTCGCGGAGGTCGCGGGACGCCACGGGGTGGGCATCGTGTGCACGCACGCGGGCGGCGCGGAGCCCCGTACGCGGCCGCACCGGGTCACGTACGACGACGTGATGGCGGACATCCTGGACGTGACGGTCTCGTACGCGGAGCGGGCGGTGTCGCTCGGCGTGGCGCGCGAGTCGGTGCTGATCGACCCGGGCCACGACTTCGGGAAGAACACGCGTCACTCGCTGGAGGCGACGCGCCGCCTTCCGGAGATGGTGGAGACGGGCTGGCCGGTGCTCGTGTCGCTGTCCAACAAGGACTTCGTGGGCGAGACGCTCGACAAGCCGGTCAAGGAGCGGGTCATCGGGACGCTGGCGACGACGGCGGTGTCGGCGTGGCTGGGCGCGCAGGTCTACCGGGTGCACGAGGTCGCGGAGACGCGGCAGGTGCTGGACATGGTGGCGTCCATCGCGGGCCACCGGCCCCCGGCGGTCGCCCGCCGGGGACTGGCGTGA